CATTCAAGAAGGAGCAAAGCTCATTGTTATTGATCCCCGCAAAATACCCCTGGCTGATTATGCCACTCTTTATTTACAGCCGAAAGTGGGCACAAATGTGGCCTGGTTGAACGGATTAGCCCATGTGATAATTGAAGAAAACCTGTGCGACCGAACTTTTGTTGATGAACGAACGGATGGTTTTGCGGAGCTTCAGCAGGTTGTTAAAAAGTATAGTCCCATCTATGTCGAGCAATTGACGGGTATTCCCGCCGGTGATTTGGTTAAGGCAGCCAGGTTATATGCCGGCGCAGACAAAGCAATGATTTTCTACTGTATGGGTCTGACCCAGTTTACATCCGGTGTGGATAATGTCCGGGCCTGCGCCAACCTGGCCATGCTTACGGGCAATATAGGCCGGCCCGGAACGGGAGTGAACCCCTTAAGAGGCCAAAATAATGTGCAGGGCGCCTGTGATATGGGAGCTTTGCCCAATGTCCTGACCGGATACCAAAAAGTTGACGATGAAGATGCCCGGAGCAAGTTCGAACAGGCCTGGCAGGTAAAATTGCCTGCCGAACCGGGACTGACCTTAACAGAAATGATCAGGGCCGCAGAAGAAGGCAAAATTAAATGTTTATACATTATGGGTGAAAACCCGCTGGTCAGTGACCCTGACATAAACCATGTCCGGAAAGCTTTTGAAAAATTGGAATTATTGATTGTGCAGGACATTTTTTTGACAGAGACGGCTGCTCTGGCCGATATCGTACTTCCGGGGGCCTGTTTTGCCGAAAAAGAAGGCACCTTTACCAATACGGAACGCCGGGTGCAGCGCGTCCGGCAGGCTCTGGCGCCCAAGGGGAAAGCCATGGAAGATTGGCGCATAATTTTAGCCCTGGCCTGTAAAATGGGTTACCTGATGGGTTATGAGACACCGGAAGAGATTATGGAAGAAATAGCTGTCCTTACACCTGCCTACCGCGGGATTACCTACCAACGACTGGAAGATGAAAAGGGTTTGCAGTGGCCTTGTCCTGACATGCAGCATCCAGGTACTCCGTACCTCCATAAAGACCGGTTCAGTTGCGGCAGGGGCAAGTTTCATGCCGTTGATTACCGGCCGCCGGCAGAAACACCAAACGATGATTACCCATACATACTCACGACAGGCCGCACTGCCTACCAGTTCCATACAGGGACCATGACCGGCAGGACTTCAGTTATCCAGAGGGAAGTCCCCGACGGTTACGTGGAAATCAATAAAAAAGATGCCCAGAAAATTGGGATAAGAGACGGTTGGCCGGTGGAAGTTTCTTCCGCCCGTGGCAAAGTGGTCTGCCGGGCCAGTGTCTCCGATACTGTGCCTGCCGGAACAGTTTTTATGCCCTTCCATTTTGCGGAAACAGCCGCCAACCTGCTGACCAACAGCGCTGTGGACCCCATTGCCAAGATTCCGGAATACAAGGTCTGTGCCGTCAAGATAAAGGGGGTGGACTAATTGGACTATATTTTAAACAAGGGATTGGTCAAAGCGTGGCTGCGCAAATTAATTAAACACGGTATTCTCGTAGCTCCTATTCGGTTGGAGGGCGGGGATATAATTTTCAAAGAAGCTTTTAACCCCGATAATATACTGCTTGAATGCAAAAAGACGTTATATTCCGCCAAGCCCTTTTTTTTGCCGCAGGAGGAAACCCTGTTCACTTTCAGGGAACGTTCTTTTGGCACAATAAAAGAAGTATTCGATGAGTTCCCCAGAATATTTTTTGGCTTGCGGCCCTGTGATTTGAAGGCAATTATCCAGGCTGACCGGTTTTTTACGGAAAATTACCAGGATCCTTATTACCGGAAGCGCCGGGAACATACTCTATTGATAGTGGTCGGCTGTAATGACCCGGATTCCAACTGTTTTTGCCATGCCATGGGCCTCGGACCCTTTTATCATGAAGGGGCCGACATTTTCCTGGCGGACATGGGGAAGAGCTTTATAGCCACCCCCATTACTCCTAATGGCATCAATGCCGTAGAAAAATACCGGTATTTTTTCGAAGAAGCCACTGCCGAGCAGCAGGGTGAAAAATCCAGGTATGAATTAACCGCTATGCAAAAATTGGTGGCCAATCTGCCTTTGACTGACGTACGGGCCTGTTATTCATTAATAGATGATGAGTTTGTCAGCGGCATAAGCCGCAAATGCGCCGCCTGTGGCAGTTGTTCTTATGTCTGCCCCATGTGTTTCTGCTACAACGTAGTGGACCGGGAAAACAAGGACCTGGAAGGGAAACGGGTCAGAACCTGGGATTCCTGCATTTTTGAAGGTTTTACCCGCATGGCGGGACGGCATAACCTGATAAAAAGCCGGCAGGAGCGCCTGAAGAAAAGATTTGCCCATAAGCTGAAACAATATCCGGAAACCTACGGTTTCCCAGGTTGTACCGGTTGCGGCCGTTGTTCCCTTACTTGTCTGGGGCACATCAGCATGTTGGATGTTCTCAAAAAGGTAACGGCGGAGGTGGGGAAATGAATAAAAACGAATTAACACCTAAACCCGCAGTAATAAAAAATATAATTGATGAAACAGCCGATACCAAGACATTCACCCTGGTATTTACCGACCCGGAGGAGCAGAAGAGGTTTCAATATAAACCGGCTCAGTTCGTGGAAATATCTGTTCTGGGCGTGGGCGAGGCGCCTATATCAATAACTTCATCGCCATCGCAGCAGGGTTTTCTTGAACTGAGTATTAAAAGGGTGGGTAAACTGACGGAAGTAATTCATCAACTGAAGCCGGGGGATGAAGTGGGCATCAGGGGGCCTTATGGCAACGGTTTCCCGGCTGACGAGGTGAAGGGCTTTGACCTACTCTTTGTTGCCGGGGGTATTGGCCTGGCGCCCCTGCGCTCTCTGATTAACTGGGTAATGGATAACCGGCAGGATTACGGCAAGGTAAAGATTTTATACGGCGCCCGTACGCCGGGGGATATTGTGTTCACCCGTGAACTGACCCGATGGACCGGCGAGCCTGATACAGAGGTGCTGTATACCGTGGATAGGGGGGACCCCCAATGGCAGGGCAATGTAGGCCTGGTCACCCAATTGCTGCCCAGAATAGAGCTGACCCCCGCAACCTATACGGCCTTTATCTGCGGCCCGCCGGTGATGATACCTTTTGTCATCAAGGACTTATTGGCGCTGGGATTTAAAGAGGAAAATATAATTTCCACCCTGGAGAACTACATGAAGTGTGGCATCGGTAAATGCGGGCATTGCCTGCTGGGCGGCAAATACATCTGCATGGAAGGCCCGGTATTTCGTTACAACGAAATGAAGGAACTGGGCTTTGGGGAATAAAAAAATGCCGGTCTGTTGGAAGGGTGGGTGGGGTGTCCGGCTATCACGGAGCTTTGTGCTGCGAAACCTTGCCAGGCAATGCCCACTATGGAGGTAAAACATCCGTTGCTCCGAGGTTACGGGTAGAGACAGTGTAACTTTCGTTTGGTTGCAATTACCGGACCCGGCCAAATCGTCATCCGTGACTCAGGTTATGCAGCATCAAGCTCCCTGGTAGCGGAGAACCCTGTCCACCCCTCCTTAGCTGGGAAGGTATAGCCTTGGAGCAATGGTTGTTCCACCGGCAGGAAAAAGGCGGAACATGTTGAATAATCAACAATAGAGAGACTTACAGAAAACTATATGTCGCGAAGCGCACAGGGATGACTTTTATGAACCTAGACTGGCTTAATAAGTCTGCTACGACCTTGATAGGCACCAGGTGTGGGTTAATACAATGGTTTTACGGTGAACCCGAACGCCTAGATTAAAGAAGCTACGGAGGAAACTTTTATGGGATTTGATGCGCTTAAATTTCTTTGGCAAATAGTAAACATTTTGATACTGATAGGGATCTTTGTACTTATATTTGTAATACCAGCAAGGGTTTTCAAGAAAATAAATGCAATCGAGAGTCATTTAGAACAAATAAATCGTAGGCTAGAAACCTTGGAGGAGAACAAAGTTAAAAACAAACTCTAGGGCTAAGTGACAACATCGCCTAACATAAAGCCGTGTTTCCGCAGTTGAGCATGCCATAACACTGGCAAAGCACCAGCCCTGCCGGTGTTAAAAAATTACTCATTATGCTCAATTGCGGTTGTTCATGAAACCATCTCTTTTAGAAATATTTTTTTAATTCTAATTTTGCAATCTCAGGTAGCAAAAATCGCGCCACCAAGCAGGTCGTGGCAAGTTCGTTTCTATCCAAATGCGGCAGGCGAAGTTGCCCCTAATTTGGGAAAAAGAAAACTCCCATTATTGGGAGCGTGATTTTGATGATTTTCGTGTTGACGTTTTAGGAGTTCCGGATTTTCTTGAGTTTTTTCCGAAATTTAGAGCAACCAGGCTGAGAATATACTGATTTAAGCTTATATTATCTTTTTGGGCAGCGAGAGAAAGTTCTTTATGGAGGAACTTTGGGAGTCTAAGAGTAAATTTTCCGCTATATTTATCATTATCCTCTGTTTCTGGTAAAGGTATTGTTTGCCCTCTTTTAAGCGCGGTAGATATCCAAACCATCTTCGCTTCTTCTATATTTTTTAAAGCTTCTTCCGGTGTCTTCCCATCGGACATACATCCTTTAAGTTCAGGTATTTCAGCAAGCCAGCCACCGCCGTCTTCTTCAGAAATAGGTATCAACTTAACGCTATATTTAAGATTTTTGTAGTATTCAAAGTCTTTGGTCATACTTTATTTCTCCTCTCTAACTTCTTTGATTAGAGCAATTAACTTTTTTACATAGATGGCTTTAACTCGGTTATATATGAACAGGCACGGTTATGATAGCATCTGAATTTTCGTCATAAACAGACCAGTGACTACCACTTCCGGGTGGTTCGCATATCAAGCCAAATTTGTTAAGAACCGCTTGAAGCTCTGACCATTTTATGTCTTTGGGATTGTTGAGAATTCTTTGAAACCGTTTCTCGATTTTAGTCACTGGAACCTCCTATGAAATATTAAACAAAAATACCATATTTAATACCAATAATACTTTGCTGGTATTAATTATGATACCATAAAAATAGAATCTGAACAAGGGGCACTTCCTCTAACAACACCCAAAACGGCTCCGCTTCGCTCCGTTCAACTTGCCCCGTCCTCGGCTGTCGTGGTCTTGCGAATAGGGAGCAAGGGTCTGGGGAGGCAAAAACCGCGCCAGCCATGCGGGAAGTCAAAGTTTGTTTAGCCAATATGTCTTAGGCGAAATTGTGCCATCGACGTATCAATTTTTTAAAATAACAGTTCTCATTGAATTAATATGGAGGTATCACTATGAACTTAGGTATTTTCGAGTTATCTATGATGATTCTTTATCCTGTTGTTGGAATTTTAATAATATATTTTGTAATAAAGTCGGCCGTAAAAAATGCTATTAAAGAATTAAAAGAGGAAGGTCATTTATAGAAATTTATTGTAAATAGAGGGATAATAATGCCTTTAGTTAAGGTAGAGATATTCAAAGGTAAGAGTGACACCTATAAAAAAGCCTTACTCAATGGAATTCACGCAGCACTAGTCGAAGCGATCAAGATTCCGGATTATGATAGGATGCAGCGGCTCTATGAATTAGAACCTCAAAATTTCGAGATAGCACAAAATAAAACGTGATTAGCCGTTCCTCAATATGCCCAACTGCGGCAACACGTGTTGGACGAAGCCGCAGCCGTAAAGCATACAGCGGCGCGGCATTTTGGCGGTTAAGCGAAACGGCGCAATTTCGGGGAGGACAAGCATGATAGTTGATTTCTTAAAAAGCAATTCTACTTGGATAAAAGATGTTTTTTCAATTATCTTTACAGGGAGCGCTACTATTGTAGCAATTTTGACATACATTCGGGCCAAAGAAACATTCTTGCAGCTTATAAGAACTGAGGTTATTAAAAAGCAGACTGAAATTCTTAACTGAAATTCTGGAAGTGTTTTCTAAACATGAATTTAGCTTAGAACGTGCTCTTGATTATGTAAACGTTGCACAAATCAATGCTTTAAACATTTTGTTTGAGTATGGTTGCATAAATCACAACCTATCACAGAGGTTATATATTTATGCAATCGAGCAGTTCATGGCCAAGAGGTTCGAATACAGGATGCAAAATCTATTGTTGATATAGGCATTTCGTTATTAAGTTACTTAAATGGTTTTATCCATGATTACACTATAAAACCTTCTGAGGTTCTGGAAATCAGCCAACAGGAATTGACAAATTATAAAAATGCTAAATATCGGGTTGTTAGTATAATACCCTACGTCGAAAGGCCGGTAAAAAATGTTCGTATTGTTACTCAGGAAGGACTTGATCAACTCCTTGAAGGATATGTTAAGGGATTAGCAATTGTCGGACCACAAGAGTCATTTCCTTTTGTTCAGGATGTTCGCCTATCTTCTTCCGCGCGGACTACGGGAATCGATGTATTCCTGCAACCATTTCTTGGATGATAACCAGAGGCTTCCCTCTTTAACGGCCTTAAGTTTTCCTTCCTGGGCCAAACGGCGAAGGTAGCTTGGTTGGTACTGCGTACCTTCTGCTAAAGTACTCAGTGGGACCAGGTCTTCTTTCCTGGAAAGTTTAGGTAACATTAGTTTATTTAAATTGTCCCTTACCGCTCTTGCGACCAGTTCTGCAAGCATTGTATAATCAGGATTTTTGCTCTGCGCCCGTTCAAGTGCCCGGAGATATTTGGGGCGCTGGCTTTTAAGAATAATTGCCGGTGGATAACCATTAACTATAAGGATATAGTTCATTAACAGCCGGCCGGTTCTGCCGTTCCCATCGCTAAAAGGGTGAATTTTTTCAAATTCGGCATGTATTAGAGCTACCCATTCACAAACGGATAAGTCTCCTGGACCGTCATTTATTTTTTTTATTAATTCGTTGATCAAGTCAGGCACGTCACCGGAAGGAGGAAGTTTAAGCGAGCTCCCTCTTATTCTCGGAGTCGGTCCTGTGCGAAATTGGCCGGGCTGGTCTCCTGTTACGGGAGGATATGATGTCCAAACCGGTCCCATAAGTAATTTGTGAATATGGCTTATGTGCTGAACAGTTATTATTTTATCCTGTTGTTTATATGATTCTACTGCCTGCTCGTATACCCACCTTGCTGCATTGGAATAGCCCTGCACCTCTAAGTAATGTCTGATTTCTTTGTTGCCAGTTACAATTTCTTGTTCAACCAGTTTATAAATTTCTCGTGAATTTAGTGTATTTCCCTCCAGAGCTGTAGAATGGTGTGTTTCTTCAAGCCAAATGTCTTTCCAGATTTCATTTGCTTCCAGGCTTGCAGGAAACCCGCCCATTTCTTTATGGAATACGGTTATTTCACTTTTAACTTTCTCAAGCAGCTTCTTTAAGCTGGGTCTTCCCCTGTTCATAGTAATTCCTCCAAATTGTAGCTTTAATTTTAGTTTAACCAACTAGCTACAATTTTATTGTAGCTTTTTATTAAGTTTTTTGCAATAGCTACAATTTGTCGAAAATTATTCCTCATATATATAGGAGTAGTGTCAGCTACGCTGGTACTACCCTTGCCTGCGGCTGTCTCAGCAGCGTTTTTTAGGGAATATGTTTGTATGTTTGTAAACATGTAATTATGGCAATTCTTAATCAACCCCACTGGCGGAAAGCTGGTCCCAAGGGCTGTACAAAAAAATTTTCCTACTTGGTTGTAATTCTTCCAGGCGGTAAAAATTTTTTTGCTCCCGTGGGTTGACCTGGCCGGGCCTGACCGGTGCGCCCAGCCTGCGGCCGACGGAACTCAAGGGATTAGCACAGTCTGAGCTAAACGTCGGCCCACATTTATTGGACCGGTCATTCCTGGCCAGGAAGCAATATTTTATTCAGCCTCAGGAATCTAGGGATTAGCAAGGTTAATGCTTGAGATGGATTTTTATGGTATAATTTAGATGGGACAGACGAACTTTGTTCGTTTAGGGACGTGTTTAGGCGAAATGACTTGCTCCATAGGGGTTTTTCGGAGGCACATCATATTGAAAAAATATTGTTTTCTTATTTTGGCAGTATTGCCTTTACTAATGTTGTTGATATTGTTTTTGTTAATTCATGGGTCATATTCTACAATGATTTGGCTCACTTCCAAGCCGTTTCCGTTTAGGGCAATGGGTAGCGGTCCGTTTCAACTATGGACGGGTGTATTAATGATTATATTGTCAGGATTGTTCTTTAGTTTATATCGATTTGTATCTCGAAATAAAGAAAAAGATGATTAGTTGGGTTGAGTGATTCAATGAAGATTAATAATCAAAAGCAGGATTTGCATGAATATATAAAACAGCTAGAAAAAGATACAAAACCTATTTTGACCTTTGCAGATAGACGAAAAAATGAAATCTGGTGTTTTTCGCCGTACATTTCTAGAGCCGCTTCCAAAAAGGCTGAAGATCATGATTGCTGTTGTAGTGACTGGTCTAATACTTTATAGACTATTTGAAAATATAATGGTTTCATTGTGGCAATAAAGTAAATGATGCGGGTCAGCAAGTCACATCGCCTAACATAAAGCCGTGTTTCCGCAGTTGAGCATGCAAAAACACCGGCAAAGCACTGGCACTGCCGGCGTTAAACCGTTACTTAATATGCTCAATTGCGGCAACACATGTTGGACGAAGCCGCAGCATCGAAGCTGTACGACACAACAGCTCCGCTTCGCTCCGACCCAACTTGTCCCGTCCTCGGCTGCCACGGTTTTTGCAGTTACCTGGCAAAAATCGCGCCACCAAGGGGGTAGGGGCCAGGGCTACTACTACGACCTGCCACGCCGCTCATTTGGTACCACCGGCCAGGCGGCACATTGGGAAAAGGCCGCCGCGTGCCTGGCCGATGGGCCGTTCCTACTCAACAAAGCAATAAAGCCGACTCAAATGAGCGGCTTTGCAGAATGGCCGACTAACGGCGTTCTAAACGACAGTTTTGGTGTCACGATTTTTGCGGACCAGGTGCAAAAACCGCGCCGGTCGTGCGGGGAAAGACTAAAGAAATTCCGGCTGGAGTTAGCAGAAGAAAAGACCCGGATAATCCGGTTCACCCGATTTCGCAAGGAAGAAAACCAAAGCTTCGAGTTCTTGGGCTTCGAATACCGATGGGGAACGTCACGACAGGGGAAAGACATAATTAAGAGGAGAACCTCCGGGAAGAAAGTTCGGAAATCCCTGCAGGCATTCAAAGAATGGTGCCGGGAGAACCGGAACAACCGGCTATTAAAGCTATTCGGGCAATTAAATCCGAAACTTCGAGGCTATCACAACTACTATAGGATTATCGGCAACTATGAAGGAATTAACGAGTTCTACCAAAATGCCGTAAGAATCCTATATAAATGGCTAAATCGAAGGAGCCGAAGGCGGAGCTTCAACTGGATGGAATTTCGGAAAACCCTGGACAGATACAAAATATTGCGGCCTCGAATAATGGAGAGTCGTAACTGCCAGTTAGAACTTGAATTTGATTTTGTCTGATTACGGAAGTGAGTATTACTGAAGAGCCCGGTGCGGTAGTTCCGCACGCCGGGATCTGTGCGGGGGTTGGCGGGTAACCGGCAGTCCTACCGTGACGGTGAAATGTTTTTTGTCTATTTGTAGCTAAAAAATAAAAAACCCTTGAAAAGACAAGGGGTTTAAAGAGTTAAGGGGTGTAAAGAGTTAGTCTGAATACATCACTGGTGAATAACTTCAATTAAAGATTATTTACCAGTGATGTAGGAAAATCCTGCATAAATATCTAACTTCTAAATAAAAATGCTAAAGCTCCTCCAAAGAGGGGCTTTAGCTAGAAAAAGCTTTAAGCCAATACCTAATTATTATTTAATAATTAGGTTAGATAAGACTCATGTATAATTATATGCATTGTATTGATATTTTATACTTGTTTTTGTGAAAATATGACAAAAGGTCGCCAATTAAAGCGACCTTTGCCTAGAAAAGCTTTAAAAGCCAATGCCTAGAAAACTAGGCTAGATAACTAATAGGATCTCTCAAGTTCATTGTAATACCATTTTGTTGATGTTGTCAACACTTTTGTTGACAAAATTGTTAACAGATAAAAAACCTTATATATGTAGTTGTTTTCTAAGTTTTGAGTTAATTTCCTTCATTTTTTCATGTTTTATTTTACCAATTTTAATATCTAACCTAGCTTTATCAATAGTCATGATATCAGTAAAAATGATTCTAGAAGGATCTTTATCTAGGTGGCCTGATTCAAGGTCGCTGTTGGAAAGCCTCATTTGATATTTTGGATTGATTTTTGTACCGTCACCTTCGATAGGTAGTACATTCACTTTTTCGGAATATATGTTTCCTGTATCATTTGAGATAATGATAACCAAGTGGTTTCCACATAGTTCACTTCCAATGTTTTCATTTATAATCGCATTAAATATCTCTCCTCTTAAAGGTCTAACCGGATGGTAACTTAACTGGTGCTCAGACCTGGCCTTTCTATTTTCTAATGATTGATAATGCAACTTGCAAATATCTGGGAGATGTTTAATAATGGCTAAAGTTTTAAGAAAATAGTGGGGCTTAAAGTCTTTAATTATGTCTTTAAAGGATTCTGAAAGATTGTTTATGGCTTTATCTTCGTTATTTCCGCTCAAAAGGTTTCCCTCCATTCATCAAATATTAATTTGACAAATTGAGGGGAAATCCTGCAATTTATCTAGCCAAGCCGACAAAAAACACATCGCCTAACATAAAGCCATGTTTCCGCAGTTGAGCATGCAAAAACACCGGCAAAGCACTGGCCCTGCCGGCGTTAAACCGTTACTTAATATGCTCAATTGCGGATAAAACATATAAAGTAAAATATTCCATACGCCGGGACGTGCGTGGGTTGTCGGGTAACTGGCAGTCCTACCGCAATTAACTTTTTTCAATTATTATTTTGAATTTTTTGTTGATATTGAAAATTTTCCATACTTGGCAATTATATATGAGCTCAACAAACCGTACACAACATAATTCAGGGTATGCATTAATGTTGTTAAGCCATCGTTTTTCATTTGCGGAGCTATTTTTAGTAAACGTACAATAAGTCCCATACCAATCAATAACATGAAACCAGCTAATGCTAATCCTTTTAGCCAGTAATAATCCTTTCCTGACAGTTTGAGCAAATAAGCTAATAAAACACCACCGGCGGCTCCAATTACTAAATGAACTATAATACCTACTAAATAGCCATAGATAGTGTTGACTTGACTCCAACTGAGTAAGATAGCTGCAGATACTTGCAATGTTGTAATCTTTATTATACCAAGCGATTTCCATACCATTGATAATAGATGCATTACAATCGTTCCCGATATTCCAGCTATAGTACCTATAGTCAAAGTGTCCTTCATAGTAATATCTCCTTCATTAAATTTATTGCTATCTAGATTTTAGTATATCCGTTGGTTCAGTTAGTTTATACTTATGCATTGTAAGGCATCGCAAAACATATTTTTTGTTAATAAAACTTTTGGCTAATCAATTTTAAACAGTTTCCGGCCAACTTCAGCTAACAACAAGCTAAACGGCTCCACTAGGCTCCGACCCAACTTGTCCCGTCCTCGGCCGTCACGGTTTTTACAGTTACCTGGCAACAATCACGCCAACGGCTGGGACTGTAGAGAGATACAAATAAAGAAAGCCGCCGTTGTCACGATTCCTGCATTGACGATGCAAAAACCGCGCCAGCCTGCGGGCGGATAAAGTTCCTTTTCAACCATGGGTCAGATGAAATACGGCTATATGTTAATTTAGCTGATTCCTGTAGTACCCTTGTAACTGTGTGAGTGAGGGGTACTTCCACTAATTGAGGTTTCTCCTCCAAAATTATGATAATGACCTCCCTCGGGAAGTTCGATGGAAGTACCAGATATTCCAGAGACTATATGGGTGTGGCCATCATCATAGGTAGTAACAGTATAGTATCTGTGTGAATGAGGAACTTCACTTGGAGCTGGGTCTGTAAATCCTGAGTACCTGTGACTATGGTTTAAATTTACTGAAGTTACCCCTGCAAATTTATGTTGATGTGAAGGTCCATAATTGTTAACATTATTCATCCCATCAGCTCCTTTCGTCGTCAATCTAGTATATGTATAAAGCACTTTTATGGAGACATAATTAAAAGCATATTTTTAAAAATATTATTTTCGCCAAGTCTTTGATTTTTCTCTTCTAAAAAATGTAAAAAAGTTATTTATGATTTTTACTCTTCAAGCAATATTTCCAACTACCAATTCAACTTTTGATAAACGGATGTTATTTTTCTATTTTGCTTAAACACAGAAATTTTAAATTCCTATTGACAATTTAATTCATGCCAATTATACTATCACTATAAACCATAACCG
This is a stretch of genomic DNA from Thermincola ferriacetica. It encodes these proteins:
- the fdhF gene encoding formate dehydrogenase subunit alpha; this translates as MGRGGFPLKEVLTTCPYCGCGCGFYLMVNEKEEITGVVPSAEHPVSRGRLCVKGWNVFEFINSPDRLLSPLAREAGSLRETGWDDALNKTAGKLKEIIKKYGPDAVGFFSSAKCTNEENYLFMKFARAVVGTNNIDHCARLUHSSTVAGLAASFGSGAMTNSIDEISQADVILVTGSNTTEQHPQVGAEILKAIQEGAKLIVIDPRKIPLADYATLYLQPKVGTNVAWLNGLAHVIIEENLCDRTFVDERTDGFAELQQVVKKYSPIYVEQLTGIPAGDLVKAARLYAGADKAMIFYCMGLTQFTSGVDNVRACANLAMLTGNIGRPGTGVNPLRGQNNVQGACDMGALPNVLTGYQKVDDEDARSKFEQAWQVKLPAEPGLTLTEMIRAAEEGKIKCLYIMGENPLVSDPDINHVRKAFEKLELLIVQDIFLTETAALADIVLPGACFAEKEGTFTNTERRVQRVRQALAPKGKAMEDWRIILALACKMGYLMGYETPEEIMEEIAVLTPAYRGITYQRLEDEKGLQWPCPDMQHPGTPYLHKDRFSCGRGKFHAVDYRPPAETPNDDYPYILTTGRTAYQFHTGTMTGRTSVIQREVPDGYVEINKKDAQKIGIRDGWPVEVSSARGKVVCRASVSDTVPAGTVFMPFHFAETAANLLTNSAVDPIAKIPEYKVCAVKIKGVD
- a CDS encoding 4Fe-4S dicluster domain-containing protein; the protein is MDYILNKGLVKAWLRKLIKHGILVAPIRLEGGDIIFKEAFNPDNILLECKKTLYSAKPFFLPQEETLFTFRERSFGTIKEVFDEFPRIFFGLRPCDLKAIIQADRFFTENYQDPYYRKRREHTLLIVVGCNDPDSNCFCHAMGLGPFYHEGADIFLADMGKSFIATPITPNGINAVEKYRYFFEEATAEQQGEKSRYELTAMQKLVANLPLTDVRACYSLIDDEFVSGISRKCAACGSCSYVCPMCFCYNVVDRENKDLEGKRVRTWDSCIFEGFTRMAGRHNLIKSRQERLKKRFAHKLKQYPETYGFPGCTGCGRCSLTCLGHISMLDVLKKVTAEVGK
- a CDS encoding FAD/NAD(P)-binding protein, with product MNKNELTPKPAVIKNIIDETADTKTFTLVFTDPEEQKRFQYKPAQFVEISVLGVGEAPISITSSPSQQGFLELSIKRVGKLTEVIHQLKPGDEVGIRGPYGNGFPADEVKGFDLLFVAGGIGLAPLRSLINWVMDNRQDYGKVKILYGARTPGDIVFTRELTRWTGEPDTEVLYTVDRGDPQWQGNVGLVTQLLPRIELTPATYTAFICGPPVMIPFVIKDLLALGFKEENIISTLENYMKCGIGKCGHCLLGGKYICMEGPVFRYNEMKELGFGE
- a CDS encoding type II toxin-antitoxin system HicB family antitoxin, with protein sequence MTKDFEYYKNLKYSVKLIPISEEDGGGWLAEIPELKGCMSDGKTPEEALKNIEEAKMVWISTALKRGQTIPLPETEDNDKYSGKFTLRLPKFLHKELSLAAQKDNISLNQYILSLVALNFGKNSRKSGTPKTSTRKSSKSRSQ
- a CDS encoding tautomerase family protein, yielding MPLVKVEIFKGKSDTYKKALLNGIHAALVEAIKIPDYDRMQRLYELEPQNFEIAQNKT
- a CDS encoding Fic family protein produces the protein MNRGRPSLKKLLEKVKSEITVFHKEMGGFPASLEANEIWKDIWLEETHHSTALEGNTLNSREIYKLVEQEIVTGNKEIRHYLEVQGYSNAARWVYEQAVESYKQQDKIITVQHISHIHKLLMGPVWTSYPPVTGDQPGQFRTGPTPRIRGSSLKLPPSGDVPDLINELIKKINDGPGDLSVCEWVALIHAEFEKIHPFSDGNGRTGRLLMNYILIVNGYPPAIILKSQRPKYLRALERAQSKNPDYTMLAELVARAVRDNLNKLMLPKLSRKEDLVPLSTLAEGTQYQPSYLRRLAQEGKLKAVKEGSLWLSSKKWLQEYIDSRSPRGRR
- a CDS encoding group II intron maturase-specific domain-containing protein; this translates as MQKHRQSTGTAGVKPLLNMLNCGNTCWTKPQHRSCTTQQLRFAPTQLVPSSAATVFAVTWQKSRHQGGRGQGYYYDLPRRSFGTTGQAAHWEKAAACLADGPFLLNKAIKPTQMSGFAEWPTNGVLNDSFGVTIFADQVQKPRRSCGERLKKFRLELAEEKTRIIRFTRFRKEENQSFEFLGFEYRWGTSRQGKDIIKRRTSGKKVRKSLQAFKEWCRENRNNRLLKLFGQLNPKLRGYHNYYRIIGNYEGINEFYQNAVRILYKWLNRRSRRRSFNWMEFRKTLDRYKILRPRIMESRNCQLELEFDFV
- a CDS encoding type II toxin-antitoxin system PemK/MazF family toxin; translation: MSGNNEDKAINNLSESFKDIIKDFKPHYFLKTLAIIKHLPDICKLHYQSLENRKARSEHQLSYHPVRPLRGEIFNAIINENIGSELCGNHLVIIISNDTGNIYSEKVNVLPIEGDGTKINPKYQMRLSNSDLESGHLDKDPSRIIFTDIMTIDKARLDIKIGKIKHEKMKEINSKLRKQLHI
- a CDS encoding YmaF family protein, producing the protein MNNVNNYGPSHQHKFAGVTSVNLNHSHRYSGFTDPAPSEVPHSHRYYTVTTYDDGHTHIVSGISGTSIELPEGGHYHNFGGETSISGSTPHSHSYKGTTGIS